The following proteins are co-located in the Melanotaenia boesemani isolate fMelBoe1 chromosome 5, fMelBoe1.pri, whole genome shotgun sequence genome:
- the epoa gene encoding erythropoietin isoform X2, whose product MLRKTGRGLFALLLIVLEWTRPGLPSPLRPICDLRVLNHFIQEARDAEVAMKSCREGCGLSESVSVPQTTVNFDDWEKKSALEKAQEVQTGLWLLQQDLSSLQTSVTNTALNSHIDNTVRNLLSINAVLRSLNIQEYTPTATTESLEGTWRVSSAAELLQVHVNFLRGKVRLLLLDAPACQQDVS is encoded by the exons ATGTTGCGGAAAACGGGTAGAG GACTGTTTGCCTTGCTGTTGATAGTGCTGGAGTGGACCCGCCCAGGCCTACCATCCCCACTAAGGCCAATCTGTGACCTGAGGGTCCTGAACCATTTCATCCAGGAAGCCCGAGACGCAGAAGTTGCTATG AAGTCGTGTAGAGAAGGATGTGGCCTATCAGAGTCTGTCTCTGTTCCCCAAACAACAGTCAACTTTGATGACTGGGAAAAGAAAAGT GCACTGGAAAAAGCCCAGGAAGTGCAGACTGGTTTGTGGCTTTTACAACAGGACCTCAGCTCACTGCAGACATCAGTCACCAACACAGCACTAAACAGCCACATAGACAACACTGTCAGAAACCTGCTCAGCATCAACGCTGTGCTGCGTAGCCTCAATATCCAG GAATATACCCCGACAGCAACTACAGAGAGCCTAGAGGGAACATGGAGGGTGTCCTCAGCAGCAGAATTGCTTCAAGTCCATGTCAACTTCCTGCGAGGCAAAGTGCGCCTTCTTCTTTTGGATGCACCAGCTTGTCAGCAAGATGTCAGCTGA
- the si:dkey-85k7.10 gene encoding endonuclease domain-containing 1 protein, translating into MAPTSANRAATLAAVTAVLTCVLLQGVQAGVVEDFNHVERCKDSLYLGTPPRGYLSNSYKKICQRYEDKPRYITLYDPHKHIPIYSAYIFKKSDGEKKVDFPWMFEPQLASEKSSSNMESFPQSSSMHMNFEDTQAVLEDYADVVQYERGQLNPDEHQASPLDKASTYSLTNVVPQIREFNLGPWAEHQDLIRKRLNNYCRGKAFVVTGVTTSGHTIRRNNLDRVAVPEYMWSAYCCTEFDQNAPYFVRYKFPVFGAYGLNDRVNNHMVEVPLKNLEKFLKGRMEVDKNFQIFYNDCVPDN; encoded by the exons ATGGCACCGACATCTGCAAACCGTGCTGCAACCCTGGCAGCTGTCACAGCTGTGCTGACCTGTGTGTTGCTACAGGGGGTTCAGGCAGGAGTAGTGGAGGATTTTAACCATGTGGAGAGATGTAAGGACTCTTTATATCTGGGAACTCCACCAAGAGGCTACCTCAGCAACTCTTATAAGAAGATCTGCCAGAGATATGAGGATAAACCCCGCTACATCACACTGTACGACCCCCACAAACATATCCCCATCTACTCTGCCTACATATTCAAGAAGTCAGATGGTGAGAAGAAAGTAGATTTCCCTTGGATGTTTGAGCCTCAG TTGGCCTCagaaaagagcagcagcaaTATGGAGTCCTTCCCCCAATCTTCAAGCATGCATATGAACTTTGAGGACACCCAGGCAGTCCTGGAGGACTATGCTGATGTTGTTCAGTATGAACGAGGCCAACTAAATCCAGACGAACACCAAGCCAGTCCTCTAGACAAAGCGTCCACCTACAGCTTGACAAACGTGGTTCCTCAGATCAGAGAGTTCAACTTGGGTCCCTGGGCTGAACATCAAGACCTTATCCGCAAACGCCTCAACAACTACTGCCGTGGCAAAGCCTTTGTGGTCACCGGGGTGACCACTTCTGGACACACGATCCGTCGGAACAACCTGGACCGTGTGGCAGTTCCAGAGTACATGTGGTCGGCCTACTGCTGCACAGAGTTTGACCAAAATGCTCCGTACTTTGTGCGCTACAAGTTCCCTGTGTTTGGAGCCTATGGGCTCAATGATCGTGTCAACAATCACATGGTGGAAGTTCCTCTCAAGAACCTGGAGAAATTTCTAaagggaaggatggaggtgGACAAGAACTTCCAGATTTTCTATAACGACTGTGTGCCAGATAACTGA
- the ufsp1 gene encoding inactive Ufm1-specific protease 1 gives MDEKVEAAASEEKIDWGGSEAENGLIKQVKTLSKSVHTGLPNPRTDDAKCTTIKGDYLYFHYGCDGQDDRGWGCGYRTIQTMASWLCHNVPQHKNNNKPVPCLLDIQQALVAMGDKPKTFLGSRDWIGTFEASLVLDYFYDVPCKLVHVRGGGTELENVAVEELHQHFEKHGSPVMMGGDRDNSSKGVLGVYTGNKGSYLLVADPHYYGCQLEKTELQRRGWVAWKRVSSLDQSSFYNLCMPQTARK, from the coding sequence atggatgaaaaggtGGAAGCAGCGGCATCTGAGGAGAAAATTGACTGGGGTGGAAGTGAAGCTGAGAACGGATTGATTAAGCAAGTCAAGACATTATCGAAAAGTGTGCACACTGGTCTTCCTAATCCACGTACAGATGATGCGAAATGCACTACGATAAAAGGAGATTATCTCTACTTCCATTATGGCTGTGATGGACAAGATGACAGAGGCTGGGGATGCGGTTACCGTACCATTCAAACCATGGCTTCATGGCTTTGCCATAACGTGCCtcagcataaaaacaacaacaaacctgTACCCTGTCTTCTAGATATTCAACAAGCCTTGGTTGCAATGGGGGACAAGCCAAAAACCTTCTTGGGCTCTAGGGACTGGATAGGAACATTTGAAGCTTCCTTGGTGCTGGACTATTTCTACGATGTTCCCTGTAAATTAGTGCACGTCAGAGGTGGAGGAACTGAGTTAGAAAATGTTGCCGTGGAAGAGCTCCATCAGCACTTTGAGAAGCATGGATCTCCTGTCATGATGGGAGGAGACAGGGACAATTCCTCTAAGGGGGTATTAGGAGTGTACACTGGCAACAAGGGGAGCTACTTATTAGTTGCTGACCCTCACTACTACGGATGTCAGCTGGAGAAGACAGAGCTGCAGAGGCGAGGATGGGTGGCCTGGAAACGAGTGTCATCTCTGGATCAGTCCTCATTTTATAACCTTTGCATGCCTCAGACTGCCAGAAAGTGA
- the LOC121640632 gene encoding zona pellucida sperm-binding protein 3-like, producing the protein MTTTVKYSEFIKISAILLCFCGVVLAEKSTEGNRESDGLEIECEEIKVRITVKRTFFQERRIPFKPEFLRLGVSSMQTSSCGPQRTSDTVMVITAGLQDCGTESSVHGDWLVYSNQLLLLPAVVPTSTGSVIVRRVTTVIPIECHYERKQEVKGQPLQPTWVPMTSTVAAIGLLNFSLRIMADGCTSSRSSSVYQQGEAVFLEASVEAQLHPSLTLYVDYCVATLNPDPLSRPSYRFIDKHGCHMDSALPGSSSRFLPREQNNKLCFSVQAFHFNQMHGEQMFISCHLGATLKQKSHSYLNKTCFFHGPTFSWRATEGDSALCECCDSSCLRPTKEKNYGDTTQPDTGEKHEADRTVGPIHTLHHSYWTGRMSVSH; encoded by the exons ATGACCACTACAGTAAAATATAGCGAATTTATAAAAATTTCAGcgattttgctgtgtttttgtggCGTAGTTTTGGCTGAAAAAAGTACTGAAGGAAACCGGGAGAGCGACGGACTTGAAATAGAGTGTGAAGAAATTAAAGTGAGAATAACAGTGAAACGGACGTTTTTCCAAGAAAGACGCATTCCTTTTAAACCGGAGTTTCTGCGACTTGGCGTAAGCTCAATGCAGACCAGTTCCTGCGGTCCACAGAgaacatctgacactgttatggTCATTACCGCCGGGCTCCAAGACTGTGGGACTGAGTCCAGT GTTCATGGTGATTGGCTTGTGTACTCCAACCAGCTGTTACTGTTACCTGCTGTGGTTCCTACATCTACAGGCAGTGTGATAGTTCGAAGAGTGACTACTGTCATACCCATTGAGTGCCATTACGAGAG gaagcaggaagttAAAGGGCAACCATTACAACCAACCTGGGTACCGATGACATCCACTGTTGCTGCAATTGGCCTTCTTAACTTCTCCCTCCGTATCATGGCAG ATGGTTGTACTTCTTCACGCAGTTCCTCAGTATATCAGCAGGGGGAAGCAGTGTTCCTGGAGGCCAGCGTAGAGGCGCAGCTGCACCCTTCCCTTACTCTATATGTTGATTATTGTGTTGCAACACTGAATCCTGACCCTCTATCACGGCCGAGCTACAGGTTTATTGACAAGCATGG ATGTCATATGGACAGTGCACTGCCAGGGTCTTCCTCTAGATTTCTTCCTCGAGAGCAAAATAACAAACTGTGCTTCAGTGTCCAAGCTTTCCACTTCAACCAGATGCATGGAGAGCAG ATGTTCATCAGTTGCCATCTCGGGGCCACTCTGAAACAAAAGTCACACAGTTACCTAAATAAAACCTGCTTCTTCCACGGacccaccttcag CTGGCGTGCCACAGAGGGAGACAGTGCTCTGTGTGAATGTTGTGACTCAAGCTGCTTGAGGCCAACTAAAGAGAAGAACTATGGAGATACAACTCAACCAGACACAG GAGAGAAGCATGAGGCTGACAGGACTGTTGGACCAATTCACACTTTGCATCACTCCTACTGGACAGGTCGAATGTCGGTCAGTCACTGA
- the pop7 gene encoding ribonuclease P protein subunit p20 encodes MTEPRNPGMSSVAQLNPAHTESSSPAVEMDPVEYTLRKRLPRKLPKRRNDVYVNMKTDFRAQLARCQKLLEGGGHREICVHGLGLAINRAINIALQLQASSQGALQLAANTSTVELVDDLEPEDPDEAGEPMTRTRNNSAIHIKVFYPDPQ; translated from the coding sequence ATGACAGAGCCACGCAACCCTGGGATGTCCTCTGTCGCTCAGCTTAATCCAGCACACACCGAGTCCAGCTCCCCAGCTGTAGAGATGGATCCTGTGGAGTACACCCTGAGGAAGCGCCTCCCCCGGAAGCTCCCAAAGAGGCGGAACGACGTCTATGTCAACATGAAAACTGATTTCCGGGCTCAATTGGCACGCTGTCAGAAGCTCCTGGAAGGTGGAGGTCACAGGGAGATCTGTGTCCATGGCTTGGGTCTTGCCATCAACAGGGCCATCAATATAGCCCTTCAGCTGCAGGCCAGTAGTCAGGGGGCCCTTCAGCTGGCGGCCAACACCTCCACAGTGGAGCTCGTGGATGACTTGGAGCCTGAAGATCCGGATGAGGCCGGGGAGCCTATGACACGTACACGCAACAACTCAGCCATTCATATCAAAGTTTTCTACCCTGACCCACAGTGA
- the epoa gene encoding erythropoietin isoform X1 — protein MGNRRTHWPNREDPVRGYADTAMEFPRLFALLLIVLEWTRPGLPSPLRPICDLRVLNHFIQEARDAEVAMKSCREGCGLSESVSVPQTTVNFDDWEKKSALEKAQEVQTGLWLLQQDLSSLQTSVTNTALNSHIDNTVRNLLSINAVLRSLNIQEYTPTATTESLEGTWRVSSAAELLQVHVNFLRGKVRLLLLDAPACQQDVS, from the exons ATGGGCAATAGACGGACCCATTGGCCAAACCGCGAGGACCCTGTGAGGGGCTATGCGGACACCGCCATGGAATTTCCCA GACTGTTTGCCTTGCTGTTGATAGTGCTGGAGTGGACCCGCCCAGGCCTACCATCCCCACTAAGGCCAATCTGTGACCTGAGGGTCCTGAACCATTTCATCCAGGAAGCCCGAGACGCAGAAGTTGCTATG AAGTCGTGTAGAGAAGGATGTGGCCTATCAGAGTCTGTCTCTGTTCCCCAAACAACAGTCAACTTTGATGACTGGGAAAAGAAAAGT GCACTGGAAAAAGCCCAGGAAGTGCAGACTGGTTTGTGGCTTTTACAACAGGACCTCAGCTCACTGCAGACATCAGTCACCAACACAGCACTAAACAGCCACATAGACAACACTGTCAGAAACCTGCTCAGCATCAACGCTGTGCTGCGTAGCCTCAATATCCAG GAATATACCCCGACAGCAACTACAGAGAGCCTAGAGGGAACATGGAGGGTGTCCTCAGCAGCAGAATTGCTTCAAGTCCATGTCAACTTCCTGCGAGGCAAAGTGCGCCTTCTTCTTTTGGATGCACCAGCTTGTCAGCAAGATGTCAGCTGA
- the LOC121639254 gene encoding uncharacterized protein LOC121639254: MHLLCTCILFFTLLMVSRQVSATVSNSFNDCSHFFYMQTPPAGIRGANLKRICQKYADKLRYATLYDSSLHLPLYSAYIFKKSDGKRRVDTPWMYEPQLVSDDESSNMRGLPLSEHTPPLIENSQAVLEDYIDAVEYRRGPLNPDQHQAEPDDKSSTYTLTNVVPLITDLLDTSWNPYLDVIRRRLNNFCHGKSFIVTGVTVSGATIQRNNRDHLGIPKHLWFAYCCPRFDRNAPYEVRFMFPTYGGYALNERTGYSVVEVPLKTLESFLRSQANIDSDMIIFYKGCVSENTFNKKKRSGLTSVEMQPTIIRSLLKMTLWVQMVFLLVNLAAAVRGRVEKELSPECREFLYMGTPPSGLEHQSIQYICQLYNKKPRYVTLYSTMDHIPIYSAYIFKRSDGEKCVDIPWMYEPQLSTSVDTDEMQPFPQGYMHRNFEDSQAILDDYTNAVHYERGTLNPDEHQDEPDDKASTYTLTNVVPMVPNFSNRVWNKQEHIIRKRLNNYCRGTAYIVTGITTSGKMIHRKNMKRIAVPTYVWSAYCCVNYDHNTPYNERYKFPSFAHYGLNEEENNNIVEISVQKLKEFLKRTTFVNQNFQIFVEDCVPPASSKIN; encoded by the exons ATGCATCTGTTGTGCACCTGCATCCTGTTCTTCACCTTGCTGATGGTGTCTCGCCAGGTGAGTGCCACTGTGTCAAACAGCTTCAATGACTGCAGCCATTTTTTCTACATGCAAACACCACCTGCAGGGATCAGAGGAGCAAACCTGAAGAGGATCTGCCAGAAGTATGCTGACAAACTGCGCTATGCCACGTTGTATGACAGCAGTCTCCATCTCCCGCTCTACTCAGCCTACATTTTTAAGAAGTCTGATGGGAAGAGGAGGGTGGACACACCCTGGATGTATGAGCCTCAG ctGGTTTCTGATGATGAAAGTAGTAACATGAGGGGGCTTCCCCTGAGTGAACACACTCCCCCTCTGATTGAGAACAGTCAGGCTGTACTGGAGGACTACATAGATGCTGTAGAATACAGACGTGGCCCCCTGAATCCAGACCAGCACCAAGCGGAGCCAGATGAcaaatcctccacctacacctTGACCAATGTCGTCCCACTAATCACAGACTTACTGGACACTTCTTGGAACCCATACTTGGATGTAATCCGTCGACGCCTTAACAACTTCTGCCATGGCAAATCTTTTATTGTCACAGGGGTCACCGTTTCAGGGGCCACTATACAGCGAAATAACAGGGACCACCTGGGAATCCCAAAACACTTATGGTTTGCATACTGCTGCCCAAGATTTGACCGTAACGCCCCGTATGAGGTGAGGTTTATGTTCCCTACCTATGGGGGCTATGCACTTAATGAACGGACTGGTTACAGTGTGGTGGAAGTACCACTCAAGACTCTGGAGAGTTTCCTGAGGAGTCAGGCAAACATAGACAGTGACATGATCATTTTCTACAAGGGTTGTGTGTCAGAAAACACCttcaacaagaagaagagaagtGGCCTGACCAGCGTTGAAATGCAGCCA ACCATCATCAGATCTCTCCTGAAAATGACATTGTGGGTACAAATGGTTTTCCTGCTTGTCAACCTAGCAGCAGCAGTGAGAGGGAGAGTGGAAAAAGAGCTGTCTCCAGAGTGCAGAGAATTCCTCTACATGGGAACACCGCCGTCAGGACTGGAACACCAATCCATCCAGTACATCTGTCAACTTTACAACAAGAAGCCACGCTATGTTACTCTGTACAGCACTATGGATCATATACCTATCTACTCTGCCTACATCTTTAAACGCTCAGATGGGGAGAAATGTGTGGACATTCCCTGGATGTACGAGCCTCAG CTTTCCACCTCTGTTGACACAGATGAAATGCAGCCCTTTCCACAAGGTTACATGCACAGGAATTTCGAAGACTCCCAAGCAATTCTTGACGATTATACAAATGCAGTACATTATGAGCGAGGTACTCTCAATCCAGACGAACATCAGGATGAACCTGACGACAAGGCCTCCACTTACACCCTCACCAATGTGGTGCCCATGGTGCCCAACTTCAGCAACAGAGTCTGGAACAAACAGGAGCACATCATCCGCAAACGACTTAACAACTACTGCCGTGGAACAGCTTACATTGTGACTGGTATCACCACCTCGGGGAAGATGATCcacaggaaaaacatgaaacgAATCGCAGTTCCCACCTATGTTTGGTCAGCTTATTGCTGTGTTAACTACGACCACAACACCCCTTATAATGAACGGTATAAGTTCCCATCGTTTGCTCACTATGGTCTCAATGAGGAAGAGAACAACAACATTGTGGAAATCTCCGTCCAGAAGCTGAAGGAGTTTCTTAAGAGGACAACCTTTGTAAACCAGAACTTTCAGATCTTTGTAGAAGACTGTGTCCCACCAGCATCCAGTAAAATTAACTaa